One window of the Capnocytophaga haemolytica genome contains the following:
- the rsmA gene encoding 16S rRNA (adenine(1518)-N(6)/adenine(1519)-N(6))-dimethyltransferase RsmA: MTEVRAKKHLGQHFLTDLNIAKKIADTLSLVGYRKVVEIGAGMGVLTQFLLEKNTEVHVIEIDKESVAYLNEHYPTLQGSILAEDFLKYDIAGYMGEPFAIIGNFPYNISTQIVFKLLELREIVPEFSGMFQKEVAERICEKAGSKTYGILSVLVQAFYEAEYLFTVSEHVFNPPPKVKSGVLRLRRKANYHLDCDEKLFFTVVKTAFNQRRKTLRNSLKSLLTEEIKQNPIFDKRPEQLSWEEFMLITKEISEEK, translated from the coding sequence ATGACAGAAGTCCGCGCAAAGAAGCACTTGGGGCAACACTTCCTCACCGACCTGAATATCGCTAAGAAAATAGCCGATACACTCTCCCTTGTGGGCTATCGCAAGGTAGTAGAGATTGGGGCGGGTATGGGCGTACTCACTCAGTTTCTATTGGAGAAGAACACTGAGGTGCATGTCATTGAGATCGATAAGGAATCTGTGGCGTATCTCAATGAGCACTACCCTACCCTACAAGGCAGCATACTTGCTGAGGACTTTTTGAAATACGACATAGCAGGCTATATGGGAGAACCCTTTGCCATCATTGGTAACTTCCCTTACAATATCTCCACACAGATCGTTTTTAAGCTCTTAGAGCTGCGTGAGATAGTGCCTGAGTTCAGTGGTATGTTTCAAAAGGAAGTGGCTGAGCGTATTTGCGAGAAGGCGGGTAGCAAGACCTACGGCATACTTTCGGTGCTGGTACAGGCGTTCTACGAGGCGGAATATCTGTTCACCGTCTCCGAGCACGTCTTTAATCCTCCGCCGAAGGTGAAAAGTGGTGTACTAAGGCTGCGGCGCAAAGCCAATTACCACCTCGATTGTGATGAAAAGCTGTTCTTTACAGTAGTGAAAACTGCCTTTAACCAACGCCGTAAAACGCTACGCAATAGCCTTAAGTCCTTGCTTACAGAGGAGATAAAGCAAAACCCTATATTCGATAAGCGTCCTGAACAACTCTCTTGGGAAGAATTTATGTTAATTACTAAAGAAATAAGTGAAGAGAAGTAA
- the mgtE gene encoding magnesium transporter, with protein MTSFKLTDGLIAQIQQLIEENNNKALTELICELHYADIAEIIHELTIEEAVYIIRLIDADKTADVLTELDDDYRDKILKTLSAKEIADEVTELDTDDAADLISDLSDERKTEVISYIEDVEHAKDIVDLLRYDEDTAGGLMAKELVKVNENWNVLECVREMRKQAENVTRVHSIYVVDDNDVLKGRLSLKDLLVTSTRSAVKDIYIPKVDYVYVNDTAEDVAHIMSKYDLEAIPVVDEMKRLVGRITIDDIVDVIKEEAEKDYQLAAGITHDVEADDSIWKLTKARLPWLLIGMFGGLGAASIINGFQDAMGKYPILLIFIPLIQATAGNVGVQSSAIVVQGLANNSIDGQLIARLLKEFILGLINGLTIAGIVILVSHFAFHAEYMISTTVAIALVTVIVNAAIIGTFIPIFLAKRGVDPAVATGPFITTSNDVLGILIYFSIAKMLLGF; from the coding sequence ATGACTTCATTCAAACTTACAGACGGACTTATAGCGCAGATACAGCAACTCATTGAGGAGAATAACAATAAGGCACTCACCGAGCTTATCTGTGAGTTACACTATGCCGATATTGCTGAGATTATCCACGAGCTGACCATAGAGGAGGCAGTGTATATTATTCGCCTTATCGATGCGGATAAGACTGCCGATGTGCTCACGGAGTTAGATGATGATTACCGCGATAAGATCCTTAAAACGCTGTCAGCAAAAGAGATTGCCGATGAGGTAACCGAGCTGGACACCGACGATGCAGCAGACCTCATCTCTGATCTCTCAGATGAGCGCAAAACGGAAGTTATCTCCTACATTGAGGACGTGGAGCACGCTAAGGACATCGTTGATCTCTTGCGCTACGATGAGGACACCGCTGGGGGGTTGATGGCTAAGGAACTGGTAAAGGTAAATGAGAATTGGAATGTGCTGGAGTGTGTGCGTGAGATGCGCAAACAGGCAGAGAATGTTACCCGTGTGCACTCTATCTATGTGGTAGACGACAATGATGTACTCAAAGGGCGGCTTTCGCTCAAGGACCTGCTGGTAACCTCTACGCGCTCGGCAGTCAAGGATATCTATATACCCAAAGTAGACTACGTGTATGTGAACGATACGGCCGAAGATGTGGCACACATAATGTCGAAATACGACTTAGAGGCAATCCCCGTAGTAGATGAGATGAAGCGATTGGTAGGGCGCATCACCATTGACGACATCGTAGACGTGATCAAAGAAGAAGCCGAAAAGGACTACCAATTGGCGGCGGGGATCACCCACGACGTAGAGGCAGATGACAGCATCTGGAAACTCACCAAAGCGCGCCTGCCGTGGCTACTCATCGGTATGTTTGGCGGATTAGGGGCGGCGAGCATCATCAACGGCTTTCAGGATGCAATGGGCAAATACCCTATACTGCTGATATTTATTCCGCTGATACAAGCCACCGCAGGGAATGTAGGGGTACAATCCTCAGCGATTGTAGTGCAGGGTTTGGCAAATAATTCTATTGACGGACAGCTTATTGCGCGGCTGCTCAAAGAGTTTATCTTAGGGCTCATCAACGGGCTTACCATTGCGGGGATCGTGATCTTAGTAAGCCACTTCGCTTTCCACGCTGAGTATATGATCAGCACCACCGTAGCCATTGCCTTGGTAACGGTGATCGTCAATGCGGCTATTATAGGCACTTTTATCCCTATATTCCTCGCTAAACGCGGTGTAGACCCCGCCGTAGCCACAGGACCTTTTATCACCACCAGCAACGACGTTTTGGGTATCTTGATTTACTTCTCCATCGCGAAGATGTTACTCGGCTTTTAA
- a CDS encoding MotA/TolQ/ExbB proton channel family protein yields the protein MLGLQTTITSAVTDAVAAAAPAQEKTLSIMEMILDGGTANVIIIGILFVMLAVALFIYFERLFAIKAASKVDKTFMYKIRDCISAGRLDAAKMLCAQTNSPVARLIEKGVSRIGKPLDDINKAIENAGTLEVYKLEKNTAILATIAGAGPMIGFFGTVVGMIMSFHEMASAGGQAEMGALAAGIYTAMATTVAGLIVGIIAYIGYNHLVVKTDKIVHLMEANAVEFLDLLNEPL from the coding sequence ATGTTAGGATTACAAACGACAATTACTTCAGCGGTAACTGATGCCGTGGCAGCGGCAGCTCCTGCACAGGAAAAGACACTCTCGATAATGGAAATGATACTCGATGGTGGTACTGCCAACGTGATTATCATTGGGATATTATTCGTGATGCTCGCAGTAGCACTGTTCATATACTTCGAGCGATTGTTTGCCATCAAGGCGGCATCGAAGGTTGATAAAACTTTTATGTACAAGATACGCGATTGCATTTCTGCTGGGCGTCTTGATGCCGCTAAGATGCTTTGTGCTCAGACCAATTCGCCTGTGGCACGCTTAATTGAGAAGGGCGTTTCGCGCATCGGGAAGCCTTTGGACGACATCAACAAGGCAATTGAGAATGCAGGTACGCTTGAGGTGTATAAATTAGAGAAAAACACAGCGATTTTGGCGACTATCGCTGGGGCAGGACCAATGATTGGGTTCTTTGGTACGGTTGTGGGGATGATAATGTCATTCCACGAGATGGCTTCTGCTGGAGGACAGGCTGAAATGGGTGCTTTGGCAGCGGGTATCTACACAGCAATGGCTACAACCGTTGCAGGGCTTATTGTGGGGATTATCGCTTACATTGGCTACAATCACTTAGTGGTAAAGACCGATAAGATTGTGCACTTGATGGAAGCCAATGCGGTTGAGTTCCTCGACTTGCTCAATGAGCCGTTATAG
- a CDS encoding ExbD/TolR family protein produces the protein MKLKGRNKVSPEFSMSSMTDIVFLLLVFFMITANSPNALDLLLPKAKGKSTNTQNVSVSIDKDLNYFLDKRPISPDNLDAELTTALQGVENPTIILRMEESVPIKNGVAVMDVANQHQYKVILAVRPQ, from the coding sequence ATGAAATTAAAAGGAAGAAATAAAGTAAGCCCAGAGTTTAGTATGTCGTCAATGACGGACATTGTGTTCTTGTTGTTGGTGTTCTTTATGATCACTGCCAACAGCCCTAATGCGTTGGACTTGTTGCTACCCAAGGCTAAGGGAAAGTCGACCAACACACAAAACGTATCGGTGAGCATTGATAAGGATTTGAATTACTTTCTTGATAAGCGACCGATCTCTCCCGACAACTTAGATGCAGAACTGACCACTGCTTTGCAAGGTGTGGAGAATCCTACCATCATCTTGCGAATGGAGGAGAGTGTGCCTATCAAGAATGGTGTGGCTGTGATGGACGTAGCCAATCAGCACCAATACAAGGTGATATTAGCGGTGAGACCGCAATAG
- a CDS encoding energy transducer TonB, with product MNLFSTTHERKSLAATTVVMSLVVLLLFFSGMKYLDPPPESGVDVIFGVDIEGMGERTEPPAATKQEKQPVAKPEQTTQEVPRENLLAQDNNEDFAVPETPKKQEKKKETPKIEKPKDTPKPVEKPKKPSRETSDALSNILGAANAGGSGTAGQGDGNKVGYQGSLQGSQYGNSYYGDGSGSGKGGKGWGLNGRTIAAQGKSLQNCNEEGRVVVEIVVDRSGRVVKATPGVKGTTNPAPCLLEAAKRTANMHRWNADENAPAHQTGFIVINFKLGE from the coding sequence ATGAACTTATTTAGTACAACACACGAGCGGAAATCATTAGCTGCTACCACAGTCGTGATGAGTTTGGTAGTGCTTTTGCTTTTCTTCTCAGGAATGAAGTACCTCGACCCGCCGCCTGAGAGTGGTGTGGACGTCATCTTTGGTGTGGACATCGAAGGTATGGGTGAGCGCACTGAACCACCTGCTGCCACTAAACAAGAGAAGCAACCTGTAGCAAAGCCTGAGCAGACAACTCAGGAGGTGCCTCGTGAAAACCTCTTAGCGCAGGATAACAACGAGGATTTTGCAGTGCCTGAAACTCCAAAGAAGCAAGAGAAGAAGAAAGAAACTCCTAAGATAGAAAAGCCCAAAGATACTCCTAAACCTGTAGAGAAGCCTAAAAAGCCCTCAAGGGAGACTTCAGATGCGCTTTCCAACATATTGGGGGCTGCTAACGCTGGGGGTAGTGGCACTGCGGGACAAGGTGATGGCAATAAGGTGGGGTATCAAGGGAGCTTACAAGGCAGTCAGTATGGGAACTCCTACTATGGTGATGGCTCGGGCAGTGGCAAAGGCGGTAAAGGTTGGGGCTTGAATGGCAGAACCATTGCAGCCCAAGGAAAATCGCTACAAAACTGCAATGAAGAAGGCAGGGTTGTGGTTGAGATTGTTGTAGACCGCTCGGGACGTGTAGTGAAAGCAACCCCAGGGGTAAAGGGAACTACAAATCCTGCTCCGTGCTTGCTTGAAGCAGCTAAGAGAACAGCTAATATGCACCGATGGAATGCCGACGAGAATGCGCCTGCACATCAAACGGGGTTTATTGTTATTAATTTTAAATTAGGAGAATAA
- a CDS encoding bifunctional folylpolyglutamate synthase/dihydrofolate synthase: MNYQETLQWMFSRLPMFQQKGREALNAKLDNIRAFAAVLGNPQTQFKSLHIAGTNGKGSSSSMLASVLQEAGYKVGLYTSPHLRDFRERVKIDGKEVPEAFVVDFIAKHKGFLEQQALSFFEMTVGLAFAYFAEEQVDIAVIEVGLGGRFDSTNIITPEVSLITNISFDHTDILGDTLAKIAYEKAGIIKPHTPVVISEYEAETAPVFEAKAKEIEAPITFANTITTDLKTDLQGNYQAKNIKGVLAVLQILMAQGWKISNTNIEEGLLHVVRNTHLLGRWQCLGERPTIICDTGHNEGGLQYVMTQLKEQTYQKLHIVVGFVKEKDVNKVLEYFPKEATYYFARPNIPRGLAVETLQEIATRKGLQGKAYASVGEALTAARSAASADDFIFVGGSTFVVAEVV, translated from the coding sequence TTGAACTATCAGGAAACACTTCAATGGATGTTCAGTCGTCTACCGATGTTCCAGCAGAAGGGGCGCGAGGCACTCAATGCTAAGTTGGATAATATACGCGCTTTTGCGGCGGTTTTAGGCAATCCACAAACGCAGTTTAAGAGTCTGCACATCGCAGGCACAAATGGCAAAGGTTCGAGCAGCAGTATGCTCGCCTCGGTGTTGCAAGAGGCTGGTTATAAAGTAGGATTATATACTTCCCCTCACCTGCGCGACTTTCGTGAGCGGGTAAAAATAGATGGAAAAGAAGTGCCCGAGGCTTTCGTTGTAGATTTCATCGCTAAACACAAAGGTTTTTTAGAGCAGCAAGCACTGTCGTTCTTTGAGATGACCGTAGGGCTTGCTTTTGCTTATTTTGCAGAGGAGCAAGTGGATATTGCTGTGATTGAAGTAGGCTTAGGAGGACGCTTTGACTCCACGAATATCATCACCCCTGAGGTTTCACTTATCACAAATATTTCTTTTGACCATACTGATATCCTTGGCGATACTTTGGCTAAGATTGCATACGAAAAGGCAGGAATTATTAAGCCACATACACCTGTGGTGATCAGTGAATACGAGGCTGAAACGGCTCCCGTTTTTGAGGCAAAAGCTAAAGAGATAGAGGCTCCTATTACTTTTGCCAATACTATCACGACGGACTTAAAAACAGATCTCCAAGGCAATTATCAAGCGAAGAATATCAAGGGTGTATTGGCTGTACTTCAGATCTTGATGGCACAAGGCTGGAAGATAAGCAATACAAACATTGAGGAAGGACTTTTACACGTAGTGCGCAACACACATCTCTTGGGCAGATGGCAGTGCCTTGGTGAGCGTCCGACCATCATCTGTGATACAGGTCATAACGAGGGCGGGTTGCAGTACGTAATGACACAACTCAAGGAACAGACTTACCAGAAGCTGCATATAGTAGTTGGTTTTGTGAAGGAAAAGGACGTGAATAAGGTGTTGGAGTATTTCCCGAAAGAGGCTACGTATTACTTTGCACGTCCGAATATCCCACGAGGGTTGGCTGTAGAGACTTTACAAGAGATTGCCACACGTAAGGGCTTGCAAGGTAAGGCTTACGCTTCTGTGGGTGAAGCACTCACGGCTGCCCGATCCGCTGCCTCTGCTGATGACTTTATCTTTGTGGGTGGAAGCACTTTTGTAGTAGCTGAAGTGGTGTAA